From the Desulfosarcina sp. BuS5 genome, one window contains:
- a CDS encoding DUF370 domain-containing protein, which yields MEKNLLNIGFGNTVVAERIVTIISPNSAPIKRLKDEARDNRYLVDATHGRKTRSIIITDSNHVILSAVQPETISQRYEAIQ from the coding sequence ATGGAAAAAAATCTATTGAATATCGGTTTTGGGAATACAGTTGTTGCTGAAAGGATAGTCACGATTATTTCTCCCAATTCTGCGCCGATTAAGCGTTTGAAAGATGAAGCAAGGGATAACCGATATCTTGTAGACGCCACGCACGGGCGTAAAACACGCTCAATCATAATAACAGACAGCAATCATGTAATACTTTCCGCTGTACAGCCGGAAACAATATCCCAGCGTTATGAAGCTATTCAGTA